GGGAAGAATCTCAGTCTTTAGAACACAGTGATTTGGTTTTGGAAGAAGCGAAATGATTACAGGAATTAACCATATTACTTTGTCTGTCTGCAACTTGGAAAAATCTTTTAAGTTTTATACCGAAATTCTAGGTTGTCAAGTGATCGCCAAATGGCAAACAGGTGCTTATTTATTAGCGGGTGACTTGTGGTTTTGCCTATCTTTAGATTCCAATACACGCACAAATCCTATGGACGAGTACACTCATATTGCTTTTAGTGTCTCTGAAGAAAGGTTTCCAGAATATAGCGATCGCCTCAAAGTTTTAGGAGTCAAACAGTGGAAACAAAATACAAGTGAAGGCGAATCTATATATATTCTCGACCCCGATCACCACAAACTGGAACTGCATATAGGTGATTTATCTTCCAGAATTGCCGCCACTCAAAAAGCTCCTTATGAAGGCATGAAATTTTTTACTGAGGTAAGTCAGTGACAACACCTAAAAATATCCAAATATTATCAAAACCAACCAACACAAAAATTGCTATTCAAGGAGTAAATGCACTAACTCCCGATGGTTGGCTGGAAGATGCCACAGTTTTAATTGAAGATGGGCAATTTACCAGTATTGATCAGGGCAGTAGTCCTAATAGATTTCATTTGGTAAATGCTCAAGGACTCCAGATGTTGCCAGGAATTATTGACTTACACGGCGATGCTTTTGAAAGGATGATTTGCCCTCGCCCTGGAGTTAACTTTCCTCTACCAATAGCGATCGCAGATAATGACCGCAACCTCTTAGCATCGGGTATCACAACTTTTTACTGTTCAATCACCGACTCTTACGAACCAGGTTTACGCAGCCGAGATTCTGCCCGTGCTTTAATTGACTTCATCTTAGGAACAGGAAAACAAGTTTTAAATTGCAATCATCGCATTCATATTAGACATGAAGAGGCAAATATCGCAGGACATCAAGAATTGTGTGATTGGATGGTATCCGGTCGTGTCCATATTTTGTCTATCAACGATCACCTACCACCCCCTGGAAATCAAAAGAGATTGAGCCGATATCTCAACAGTGTCAGGCAAAGATCGTCCATGTCCATAGAAGAAATCGAAGAATTAGTCAACCAAGTAACAGAACGGCGACATGAAGGAGATGTGCAAATAGAACAACTGGTGGATTTAGCTCATACCTACAGTATTCCTCTTGCTTCTCATGATGATGATAGCCCAGAGAAAGTAATACTAAGTCAACAACGGCGAGTAGCGATCGCAGAATTTCCAGCGACTGTAGATTTAGCTGCTCAGTCTCGTGAATATGGTGCAGCCGTCCTCATGGGTGCGCCTAACTTAGTGCGTGGTGGTTCTCACTTAGGTTTAATGAGTGTCGCTGAGGCGGTAAAAAATAACGTTATCGATTGTCTTTGCTCAGACTATCATTACCCTTCCTTGTTCTATGCACCCTTCAAACTCCAAGAATTAGGCTTAATGTCATTTGAAGAAGCATGGTCATTAGTTTCCAGTCAACCAGCAGAGGCGGCGGGAATTAGCGATCAAAAAGGTAAAATCGCTCCCGGTTTAGATGCTGATTTCCTGTTGATATCTCCTGATAATTCTTTACCGTCTGCAATTACTGCCATCTCATCCGTATACGTAGCAGGAAAAGAAGTTGCTCGATATCAAATTCAATAAATATCCAGTCAACAGTCATCAGTTACCTATTATGAAACCTACTATCGAAAGCATTATTGACCTGTTCACCAAAAAGGGTTCTCAATCCTATGGTGCGGAAGCTGTCACCCAGTTAGAACACGCCTTGCAATGTGCTAGCCTTGCTGAAATATCAGGTCAAAACCATGAATTGATTACCGCTTGCCTACTCCATGATTTAGGGCATTTAATCCATAACTTGGGAGATAATCCCGCCACCCAAGGCATAGACGATCAACATGAACATCAAGCCATTTCCTTACTAAGTCAGATTTTCAGTCCAGCAGTCACACAACCGATTAGGCTTCATGTCGTCGCCAAACGCTATCTTTGCTCAGTTGTTCCTCAATATTGGGACAGTCTCTCAGCCCCATCCAAACGCAGCTTAGAACTGCAAGGAGGCATATTTTCCCCTAAACAGGCAGAGAAATTTATTCAGCAACCTTATGCTCAAGATGCTGTGCAGTTAAGGATTTATGACGACAAAGCTAAAATCACAAATTTGCCAACACCCGATTTAAACCACTTCACCCAATTTATGACCGCCTCTTTAAATAAGCTGTCGTGCATATAAGTTGTATGTACATCTTTTCGTATGGTCTGTTAACAGTCATCAGTCTAATGAATATCTCTCCCAATCCCCAATCCCCAATCTCTAATCCCCAATCCCCAGAAACAGGCTTTAACTTTGCTTACTTAGACGAGCAAACAAAGCGTTCCATTCGCCGCGCCTTGCTGAAAGCTGTGGCAATTCCAGGACATCAAATTCCCTTTTCTTCCAGAGAAATGCCCATGTCTTACGGCTGGGGTACTGGTGGAATTCAGGTAACGGCTGCTGTAATTGGTCAAACTGATGTGTTGAAAGTAATTGACCAAGGAGCAGACGACACCATTAACGCCGTTAATATTCGTCGCTTTTTCCAAAAAGTTTGTGGTGTAAAAACCACAGAACGCACACAAGAAGCAACTTTAATTCAGACTCGCCATCGCATACCCGAAACGCCACTACAGGAAGGACAGATTTTAGTTTACCAAGTACCAATACCCGAACCTTTGCGGTGGCTAGAACCATCATCTGTAGAGACGGGCAAGATGCACGCTCTAGAAGAATACGGGGCTATGTACGTCAAGCTGTACGAAGACATTACCACACATGGACATATTGCTACATCCTACGACTATCCAGTAATGGTGCATAACCGCTATTTGATGAGTCCTAGCCCGATCCCACGCTTTGATAATCCCAAAATGCAGATGAGTCCGGCATTGCAATTATTTGGTGCAGGGAGAGAAAAACGCATATATGCAATTCCACCATATACCAAAGTCAAAAGCCTCGACTTTGAAGACCATCCGTTCACCGTAGAAAAATGGGATAAAGCTTGTGAGTTATGCGGTTCTACAGAAAGCTACTTAGATGAGGTAGTGATTGATGACCAAGGTGGGCGAATGTGGATCTGCTCAGATACAGATTTTTGTGGGGGACGGTTGACGGATGATGGATGACTGATAAATGACGACTGATCAGTATGGACTAATGACTAATGACTAAACCTCTTTTACAAGTTCACCAACTGAGTAAATCTTACGGCGCAATTAAAGCGTGCGATCGCATTTCTTTTAATCTCTATCCTGGGCAAGTTCTCGGTATTGTCGGAGAATCAGGTTCAGGTAAGTCTACTTTACTGAGTGCAATTGCTAATCATACTGCTGTTAACAAAGGTAATGTTACTTATACTAGTCGTAGCGGTGAAGACTTAGAAATTTTTCAACTTGCGGAAGCTAAACGGCGGTTGTTGATGCGAACTGAGTGGGGCTTTGTGCAGCAAAATCCCCGTGATGGTCTGCGAATGAAGGTCAGTGCTGGAGCAAATATCGGCGAACGCCTACTAGATATTGGGGTACGGCACTATGGCAATATTCGGGATGAGGCTAGGCACTGGCTACAACAAGTAGAAATTGACCCCACAAGGATAGATGATCTGCCAGTTCGCTTTTCTGGAGGGATGCAACAAAGATTACAACTTGCCCGTGTATTGGTGACACGTCCTCGGTTGATCTTGATGGACGAACCAACGGGAGGTTTGGATGTATCAGTGCAAGCGAGGTTATTAGATTTATTGCGATCGCTTGTCCGCAATTTTCATCTTAGCGTGATTATAGTTACTCACGATATCGGCGTAGTCAGGCTTTTAGCACACAGATTATTAGTTATGCAACAAGGACAGGTAGTGGAATCAGGTTTAACTGACCAAGTACTTGATGATCCACAACATCCATACACCCAACTCTTAGTCAGTGCTGCTTTAACACCCTGATATTTGTTGATTGTTGACGGTAACAGTCAACAGTCAACAGGAGCCAGTGCGTTGCGCGGGTTTCCAAGGCACTCTGTTGGGCGGCTTTGCCGACTTGAAAGAAATACCGCCGCATTGAAACAACTGGCGTTCAACAGTCATCTATTTTCTTAACCATGCAATCATTAACTGTTAATCATCGTCCAGTAAGCTCTTCTGGCAAAGCACTTTTACAAGTTGAGAATTTGCGAAAAAGTTTTACTCTGCATCAGCAAGGAGGCATTAATCTATCGGTGCTAGAAGGTGTTTCTTTAAGCGTTAATGCTGGGGAATGTGTCGCCCTTTCTGGAGCATCTGGCAGTGGTAAATCTACATTTATGCGCTGTTTGTATGCTAACTATCGCGTTGATAGTGGTTCAGTCTGGATAAAACATCAGGAAGATTGGGTTGATTTGTGTCAACTCGCTCCCCATGAGATTTTAGCAGTCCGGCAGAAAACCATTGGATATGTCAGTCAGTTTTTAAGAGTAATTCCCAGAGTACCAGCCTTAGAAGTTGCCGCAGAACCACTATTAGAATTAGGGGTAGATATAAATGTCGCATATAACAAAGTTAAAGACTTATTTTGTCGCCTCAATCTCTCAGAACGACTGTGGCATCTTTCCCCCACTACCTTTTCTGGAGGCGAAAAGCAACGGGTAAATATTACTCGTGCTTTAGCAGTTGATTATCCAATTTTGCTACTAGATGAACCAACTTCAGCCCTAGACGCTACCAATCGCCAAGTAGTAATTGAACTGTTGCAAGAGAAAAAAGCTAAAGGCAGTGGCTTAATTGGCATTTTTCACGATGAAGAAGTGCGATCGCAACTTTGTAACCACGAATTAATCTTTGACAGGTGATTTGCCAAAACAGGATGATGCCAGTATTAAAAATTACGAATTACGAATTACGAATTAGTATGAGTGAACAGATTTACACTAACTATCGTCTGCAACTACCAGATCAAGAACTGCTGGGTACTTTGGTAGTGCGAGATGGATTGATTGCTGATATTCAGCCAGGAATTGTAAGTCATGGTCAAAATGGTCAGGGAGATTATCTATTACCAGGATTGATTGAGTTACACACCGATAATCTCGAACGCTGTATGTCTCCCCGTCCCGGTATTCGTTGGCCTTTAGAAGCAGCAGCAGTTTATCATGACCGAGATTTAGCCAGTGCGGGAGTAACAACAGTGTGTGATGCGATCGCAATTGGTGATGTCGCAGCTGGCTCTCCTCGCTTAACTAACTATGCGCCGATGATTGATGTCATTTCCCAAGCACAAGTCTTCGGACGCTTCTGTGTGGAACATCGCATTCATCTACGCTGTGAACTGGCTTTTGAAAAGGTTTATGAGATTACAGCACAATACTCAGATCATCCTCTTTTATCAATGATTTCGCTGATGGATCATACTCCAGGTCAACGGCAGTTTACTCGGTTGGACAAGTTTAAAGAGTATTATATGGGAAAACACGGTGTTACTCCTGAC
This window of the Nostoc sp. ATCC 53789 genome carries:
- a CDS encoding fosfomycin resistance glutathione transferase, whose amino-acid sequence is MITGINHITLSVCNLEKSFKFYTEILGCQVIAKWQTGAYLLAGDLWFCLSLDSNTRTNPMDEYTHIAFSVSEERFPEYSDRLKVLGVKQWKQNTSEGESIYILDPDHHKLELHIGDLSSRIAATQKAPYEGMKFFTEVSQ
- a CDS encoding alpha-D-ribose 1-methylphosphonate 5-triphosphate diphosphatase — protein: MTTPKNIQILSKPTNTKIAIQGVNALTPDGWLEDATVLIEDGQFTSIDQGSSPNRFHLVNAQGLQMLPGIIDLHGDAFERMICPRPGVNFPLPIAIADNDRNLLASGITTFYCSITDSYEPGLRSRDSARALIDFILGTGKQVLNCNHRIHIRHEEANIAGHQELCDWMVSGRVHILSINDHLPPPGNQKRLSRYLNSVRQRSSMSIEEIEELVNQVTERRHEGDVQIEQLVDLAHTYSIPLASHDDDSPEKVILSQQRRVAIAEFPATVDLAAQSREYGAAVLMGAPNLVRGGSHLGLMSVAEAVKNNVIDCLCSDYHYPSLFYAPFKLQELGLMSFEEAWSLVSSQPAEAAGISDQKGKIAPGLDADFLLISPDNSLPSAITAISSVYVAGKEVARYQIQ
- a CDS encoding phosphonate degradation HD-domain oxygenase is translated as MKPTIESIIDLFTKKGSQSYGAEAVTQLEHALQCASLAEISGQNHELITACLLHDLGHLIHNLGDNPATQGIDDQHEHQAISLLSQIFSPAVTQPIRLHVVAKRYLCSVVPQYWDSLSAPSKRSLELQGGIFSPKQAEKFIQQPYAQDAVQLRIYDDKAKITNLPTPDLNHFTQFMTASLNKLSCI
- a CDS encoding alpha-D-ribose 1-methylphosphonate 5-phosphate C-P-lyase PhnJ; this translates as MNISPNPQSPISNPQSPETGFNFAYLDEQTKRSIRRALLKAVAIPGHQIPFSSREMPMSYGWGTGGIQVTAAVIGQTDVLKVIDQGADDTINAVNIRRFFQKVCGVKTTERTQEATLIQTRHRIPETPLQEGQILVYQVPIPEPLRWLEPSSVETGKMHALEEYGAMYVKLYEDITTHGHIATSYDYPVMVHNRYLMSPSPIPRFDNPKMQMSPALQLFGAGREKRIYAIPPYTKVKSLDFEDHPFTVEKWDKACELCGSTESYLDEVVIDDQGGRMWICSDTDFCGGRLTDDG
- the phnK gene encoding phosphonate C-P lyase system protein PhnK; this translates as MTKPLLQVHQLSKSYGAIKACDRISFNLYPGQVLGIVGESGSGKSTLLSAIANHTAVNKGNVTYTSRSGEDLEIFQLAEAKRRLLMRTEWGFVQQNPRDGLRMKVSAGANIGERLLDIGVRHYGNIRDEARHWLQQVEIDPTRIDDLPVRFSGGMQQRLQLARVLVTRPRLILMDEPTGGLDVSVQARLLDLLRSLVRNFHLSVIIVTHDIGVVRLLAHRLLVMQQGQVVESGLTDQVLDDPQHPYTQLLVSAALTP
- the phnL gene encoding phosphonate C-P lyase system protein PhnL, whose translation is MQSLTVNHRPVSSSGKALLQVENLRKSFTLHQQGGINLSVLEGVSLSVNAGECVALSGASGSGKSTFMRCLYANYRVDSGSVWIKHQEDWVDLCQLAPHEILAVRQKTIGYVSQFLRVIPRVPALEVAAEPLLELGVDINVAYNKVKDLFCRLNLSERLWHLSPTTFSGGEKQRVNITRALAVDYPILLLDEPTSALDATNRQVVIELLQEKKAKGSGLIGIFHDEEVRSQLCNHELIFDR
- the phnM gene encoding phosphonate metabolism protein PhnM; the protein is MSEQIYTNYRLQLPDQELLGTLVVRDGLIADIQPGIVSHGQNGQGDYLLPGLIELHTDNLERCMSPRPGIRWPLEAAAVYHDRDLASAGVTTVCDAIAIGDVAAGSPRLTNYAPMIDVISQAQVFGRFCVEHRIHLRCELAFEKVYEITAQYSDHPLLSMISLMDHTPGQRQFTRLDKFKEYYMGKHGVTPDKIDEFIIIRQQQQQIYAQKNRMALVELTKAKGISLASHDDATVEHVQEAVQDGVVLAEFPTTLVAAKAAHNLGLQVLMGAPNLVLGGSHSGNVSAMELVLHGLVDVISSDYVPQSLLQSIWIIAHKTGKPIYQAMQLFTSNPAKAINLFCDRGSLEVGKRADAIAVHDDGIIPRLSATICRGDRIS